Proteins found in one Mytilus edulis chromosome 2, xbMytEdul2.2, whole genome shotgun sequence genomic segment:
- the LOC139511214 gene encoding transcription intermediary factor 1-alpha-like — translation MASGIPVPCGPCKQGEVNTKADIWCYNCDEGLCSTCSSHHKRIKSSRDHKTIDIQTYTSYIPPTSLIKTKCDAHSLQFNVYCPSHLMPCCDECISTSHSQCTGITSLASVVEKTKIEKSKESVEKDINSITYFLDKLINNKSGNLKRGEQQYESIKQSVSKIRNEINAHLDHLEEQLFKETDTIWNLEKSKLTSLIHEIEDKQKILKEMKDDLKTVTENTSKLQCFLGLHQFEQQVSQYQRYIEDLEDSKRASEVEMKIKQNGELEKILKELQLIKSFGEVTVVNTEISLKRQTSVSREAQIELQEQSNIENMTMNIETTIQTNFIRPISEIICLMDGRVIVLEQGDKVNLLTSDGKFEKQLPIHGKAFSVSQIDQNTIAITYPFEKAIKIFNMKKETVTKVITLDKQCLGLSSSNNSLVVGLSKDEIRIIDLEGNTLKSIKVESKSFLNYLVYCNNRIVYSDFNKTVYCYDESGKQIWQHKHDLSGPRGLFVDTYGNIIVADFGFGSVKVISKDGQDSKVLVRKEDLGYKTWGICFNKHKESYGFICDDNGKSITRFNLSYD, via the coding sequence ATGGCATCAGGTATACCTGTACCCTGTGGACCATGTAAACAAGGTGAAGTAAACACTAAAGCTGACATCTGGTGTTACAACTGTGATGAAGGAttatgttcaacatgttcaagtcaTCACAAAAGAATAAAATCATCCCGTGATCACAAGACCATTGATATACAAACCTATACAAGCTATATACCTCCGACTAgcttaatcaaaacaaaatgtgaCGCGCATAGTCTACAGTTCAACGTGTACTGCCCGAGTCATTTAATGCCTTGCTGTGATGAATGTATTTCAACTAGTCATTCACAATGTACCGGAATAACAAGTCTAGCTAGTGTAGTAGAGAAAACCAAGATTGAAAAATCCAAAGAATCTGTAGAAAAGGATATTAACTCTATCACATATTTCTTGGATAAACTGATTAACAACAAATCCGGAAACCTTAAAAGAGGTGAACAACAATATGAATCAATAAAGCAATCAGTTAGCAAAATTCGAAATGAAATCAATGCACATTTAGACCATCTTGAGGAACAGTTATTTAAAGAAACAGATACTATATGGAATCTCGAGAAATCAAAATTAACAAGTTTAATTCATGAAATTGAAGATAAACAGAAAATCTTAAAAGAGATGAAAGATGATTTGaaaacagtcacagaaaatacTTCAAAACTCCAATGTTTTCTAGGATTACATCAATTTGAACAACAAGTTTCTCAATATCAACGATATATTGAAGATCTGGAAGACAGTAAGAGAGCCAGTGAGGTAGAAATGAAGATAAAGCAAAATGGTGAGTTAGAAAAGATACTCAAAGAgttacaattaataaaatccttTGGAGAAGTGACGGTTGTTAATACAGAAATATCCTTGAAGAGACAAACAAGTGTGAGTAGGGAAGCACAGATAGAATTACAAGAACAATCTAATATAGAAAACATGACAATGAATATTGAGACAACAATACAGACCAATTTCATTCGGCCTATTAGTGAGATAATTTGTCTAATGGATGGAAGGGTTATAGTACTTGAACAGGGGGATAAAGTTAACTTACTTACTTCTGATGGCAAATTTGAGAAACAGTTACCTATACATGGTAAAGCCTTTAGTGTATCACAGATCGATCAGAACACTATAGCCATAACTTATCCTTTTGAGAAAGCCATTAAGATCTTCAATATGAAGAAGGAAACAGTTACCAAAGTTATCACATTAGACAAACAATGCTTGGGTTTATCATCCTCTAATAATTCTCTGGTTGTAGGTTTGAGTAAAGATGAAATCCGTATTATAGACTTGGAAGGAAACACACTGAAGTCAATAAAAGTTGAGAGTAAATCATTCCTGAATTACCTTGTTTACTGTAATAACAGAATAGTCTATAGTGATTTTAATAAAACAGTATATTGTTATGATGAATCAGGTAAACAGATCTGGCAACACAAACACGATTTATCAGGACCACGAGGACTTTTTGTAGATACTTATGGCAATATTATTGTAGCAGACTTTGGATTTGGTAGCGTAAAAGTTATATCAAAAGATGGACAAGACAGTAAAGTACTGGTTAGAAAAGAGGATCTAGGATATAAGACGTGGGGTATTTGTTTTAACAAACATAAAGAATCTTATGGTTTTATTTGCGATGACAATGGCAAAAGCATAACCAGGTTCAATCTGTCTTATGATTGA
- the LOC139511215 gene encoding selenocysteine-specific elongation factor-like: MSAPRFNFNVGVLGHVDSGKTSLSKVLSTTASTACFDKNPQSKERGITLDLGFSSFTVDMPDHLCSEYPDLTSSKLQYTLVDCPGHASLIKTIIGGAQIIDLMILVIDIVKGMQTQTAECLVIGEITCPKMIVVLNKVDLLPPDKKEAMIEKMKKRMQKTMESTKFAGCPIIPVAAKPGGPEGGESDAIGLTDLIETLKTHTYRPKRNPEGPFIFSVDHCFSIRGQGTVMTGTALSGKAGINDTVEIPSMNVNKKIKSIQMFKQPTDKIVQGDRAGVCVTQFDPKQLERGLVCTPGSLPTFGAGIMTVSNILYYKGAINSKAKFHITTGHETVMAKVTFFGLYEDPNSKVPDSTTSLDYTKEYVYQDNFITNTAKQDQAEAQQRLPIKQYALIEYEKPVTCPHNSLVIGSKLDTDIHANMCRIAFHGQLLECFTDSKYLVNNLPKLKVYKTKVREGLVERCQDEYTLIGKNLFKKETNIQSFVGLKVTLSSGEKGVIEGGFGQSGKFKIRIPDGVSKEIQQKYSGTKKKNKNKESEANQDEQQTDHEPIKIFLTFKRYVFDPEKKMKQS, translated from the exons ATGTCAGCGCCCAGGTTCAATTTCAACGTTGGGGTTTTAGGACATGTTGACAGTGGCAAAACAAGTTTATCTAAGGTTTTGAGTACCACAGCGAGTACAGCATGCTTTGACAAAAATCCCCAGAGCAAGGAAAGAGGGATTACCCTTGATCTTGGATTTTCATCTTTCACAGTAGATATGCCTGATCACCTTTGCTCCGAATATCCAGATTTGACCTCATCTAAACTTCAGTATACATTGGTTGACTGTCCAGGTCATGCATCATTGATAAAGACAATCATCGGAG GAGCACAGATAATAGACTTGATGATTTTAGTAATTGACATTGTGAAAGGAATGCAGACACAGACTGCGGAATGCCTTGTTATAGGGGAGATAACTTGTCCAAAGATGATAGTCGTTCTAAATAAAGTGGATCTATTGCCACCAGATAAAAAGGAAGCAATGATTGAGAAG ATGAAGAAAAGAATGCAGAAAACCATGGAATCAACGAAATTTGCTGGTTGTCCGATAATACCAGTAGCAGCAAAACCTGGTGGCCCTGAG ggTGGGGAATCAGATGCTATTGGACTGACAGATTTAATAGAAACATTGAAAACCCATACATACAGACCCAAAAGGAACCCAGAAGGaccatttattttttctgtaGACCACTGCTTCTCCATTAGAGGTCAAGGGACTGTCATGACAGGAACGGCTTTAAGTGGAAAAGCTGGCATAAATGAT actGTAGAGATCCCATCAATGAATGTTAACAAGAAGATCAAATCTATTCAGATGTTTAAACAACCAACAGATAAAATAGTTCAG GGTGACAGAGCTGGAGTATGTGTGACACAGTTTGACCCTAAACAACTGGAGCGAGGTCTGGTCTGTACTCCAGGTTCTCTACCCACATTTGGAGCTGGTATCATGACTGTATCCAACATTCTTTACTACAAAGGAGCTATTAATTCTAAAGCTAAGTTCCATATAACAACTGGACATGAAACAGTAATGGCTAAAGTAACATTTTTTGGATTATACGAGGACCCTAATTCTAAAGTACCAGATTCTACAACTTCTCTAGATTATACAAAGGAATATGTATACCAGgataattttataacaaatacagcAAAACAAGATCAAGCAGAGGCTCAACAAAGgttaccaataaaacaatatgcGCTTATAGAGTATGAAAAACCAGTCACATGTCCACATAACTCGCTTGTGATTGGTTCAAAGTTAGATACTGACATTCATGCTAATATGTGTCGAATAGCTTTCCATGGTCAGCTTCTAGAGTGCTTTACTGACTCAAAGTATTTAGTAAACAATCTACCAAAATTGAAAGTTTATAAAACTAAAGTACGGGAAGGTTTAGTAGAACGATGTCAGGATGAATATACATTGATCGGTAAAAATTTGTTCAAAAAGGAAACAAACATTCAATCTTTTGTTGGCCTGAAGGTGACATTGTCATCAGGTGAGAAAGGGGTTATCGAGGGAGGATTTGGACAAAGTGGAAAGTTTAAAATTAGAATTCCAg atGGAGTTTCAAAAGAAATTCAGCAAAAGTATTCTGgaacaaagaagaaaaataaaaacaaagaatcaGAAGCCAATCAGGATGAACAACAGACAGACCATGAACCAATCAAAATCTTTCTAACAttcaaaagatatgtgtttgatccagagaaaaaaatgaaacaaagctGA